The Streptomyces armeniacus genomic interval GTCGCACAGCCGGGGACGCCTCCGGGCTGGCCGGGCGTATCGCCCGACTCCCCGAGGGGGAGCGGCACAAGCTGCTGCTGGAGACGGTCCGTACGGAGGTCGCGGGCGTGCTGGGGCATGCGACGCCGGAGGCGATCACCGCCGAACGTTCCTTCCAGGACCTCGGGTTCGACTCCCTGACCGCCGTCCAGCTCCGCAACCGGCTCAACGCCGCCACCGGCCTGCGCCTCCCCACCACGCTCGCCTTCGACTACCCGACTCCCCAGGCCCTCGCCGAACTCCTGCTCACCGAGCTCGCCGGAACCGCCCGGCACCAGCCGCAGGCCAAGGCCGCAACGGGTGCGGCAGCACACGACGAGCCCATCGCCATCGTCGGCATGGCCTGCCGGTTCCCCGGCGGGGTCACGACCCCGGAGGGCTTCTGGGACCTGCTGGCCGAGGGCACCGACGCGCTGTCGGGCCTGCCGGACGGCCGCGGCTGGGACGTTGAGGGGCTCTACGATCCCGAGCCGGGCCTGCCGGGCAAGACGTACGTACGCGAGGGCGGATTCCTCCACGACGCGGGGCAGTTCGACGCCGACTTCTTCGGCATGAGCCCCCGCGAATCGCTCGCCACGGACCCGCAGCAGAGGCTGCTGCTGGAGACCACGTGGGAGTCGTTCGAGCACGCAGGCATCCACCCCGACACCCTCCGCGGCACCAACACCGGCGTCTTCACCGGCGTCATCTCGCAGCACTACGGTGTCGGCGCGCACGACGCGGAGAACACCGGCGGTCATCTCGTCACCGGTACGACATCGAGCGTCGCGTCCGGGCGCGTCGCCTACACCTTCGGTCTCGAAGGCCCGGCCGTCAGCATCGACACGGCCTGCTCGTCCTCGCTCGTCGCCCTGCACCAGGCGAGCAACTCCCTCCGCACCGGCGAGTGCGATCTCGCGCTGGCCGGAGGCGTGACGGTGCTGTCGACTCCGGCGGTCTTCACGGAGTTCAGCAGGCAGCGCGGGCTGGCTGCGGACGGGCGCTGCAAGGCCTTCGCGGCGGCCGCCGACGGTACGGGCTGGGGCGAGGGCATCGGGATGCTCCTCATCGAACGGCTCTCGGACGCGCGCCGCAACGGTCACCCGGTGCTGGCGGTCGTACGCGGCTCCGCCGTCAACCAGGACGGCGCCTCGAACGGCCTCACCGCCCCCAACGGCCCCTCCCAGCAGCGCGTCATCCAGCAGGCACTCGCCAACGCCCAGCTCACGGCACGCGACATCGACGCCGTAGAAGCCCACGGCACGGGCACCACCCTCGGCGACCCCATCGAGGCACAGGCACTCCTCGCCACCTACGGGCAGGACCGACCCGCCGAACAGCCCCTCTGGCTCGGCTCCCTCAAGTCCAACATCGGACACACACAGGCCGCGGCAGGCGTCGCGGGCATCATCAAGATGGTCGAGGCCATGCGCCACGGCGAACTGCCCAGGACCCTGCACGTGGACGAGCCGACACCGCACGTCGACTGGGACGCGGGCGCGGTGTCCCTGCTCACCGAACCGGTGCCGTGGCCCGAAACGGACCGCCCCCGCCGGGCGGCGGTGTCCTCGTTCGGGATCAGCGGCACGAACGCACACGTGATCCTGGAGGCCGCCTCCTCAACGGAGGCTGTGGAGCCACCGGTTGAGCCGGTGGACTCCCCCGTGCCGTGGGTGCTGTCGGGAAAGACGGAGCAGGCGCTACGGGATCAGGCCGCGCGTCTGCACGCACACCTGACCGCGCACCCAGGGCTGGACCTGCCCGCGGTGGGTCACACCCTGGCCACCGGCCGCGCCCACTTCGAGCACCGGGCCGCGGTCATCGGCCAGGACCGCGACACCTTCCTCACCAGCCTCCAGGCCCTCGCAGAGGGCGGGACCAGCGCCGGTCTCGTCACCCCCGGCACACCTGCGCGTGACTCGGGCAAGACGGTGTTCGTCTTCCCCGGCCAGGGCTCGCAATGGCCAGGCATGGCACGCGAACTCCTCACGAGTTCCCAGGTGTTCGCCCAGCACCTGCACGCCTGCGCCGACGCCCTCGCCCCGCACCCCGCGCCCCGCGCCCGTACAGACCCCCGCGGCCCAGTCCCGTACGGGCGCCGCCCCTGAGGGAACGCGCGTGCCCCTGCGCGGACTTCGCGGCGTCGCCGCCGAGAAGCTGTCCCGCAGCCGCCGCGAAATCCCCGACGCCACCTGCTGGGTGGACGCCGACGCCACCGAACTCCTCGCCGCCCGCCACGCCGCCAACGAGGGCCGTACGGACCCTGCGGACCGGATCTCGCTGCTCGCGCTCCTCGCCCGCGTCTGCACCGCCGCGCTCGCCCGCCACCCCGAGCTGAACGCCACCGTCGACACCGAGGCCCGCGAGATCGTACGGCTCGACGCCGTGCACCTCGGTTTCGCGGCGCAGACCGACCGGGGGCTCGTGGTCCCCGTCGTACGGGACGCGCACGCGCGCAACGCCGAGCAGCTCAGCGCCGAGTTCGCGCGGCTCACCGAGGCCGCCCGCTCCGGCGCCCTCTCCCCCGCCGAACTCACCGGCGGCACCTTCACCCTCAACAACTACGGCGTGTTCGGCGTCGACGGCTCCACCCCGATCATCAACCACCCCGAAGCCGCCATGCTCGGCGTCGGCCGCATCACCGAGAAGCCCTGGGTGGTGGCCGGCGAACTGGCCGTACGCAGCGTCGTCCAGCTGTCGCTCACGTTCGACCACCGGGTGTGCGACGGCGGTACGGCCGGCGGCTTCCTGCGTTACGTCGCGGACTGCGTGGAGCGCCCGGCGGTGCTGCTCCGTACGCTCTGAGGCGTGAACCAGACGCATCCCGGCATGACAGGGGCCACCCCCGCGCCCCCGCCCGCGTACGACGCCGTCGTCATCGCGGGCGGCGGTGCCCGCCGCCTCGGCGGCACGGACAAGCCCGCCCTCACGGTCGGCGGCCGCACCCTGCTCGACCGGGTGCTGGCCGCCTGCCGCGACGCCGCGACGACGGTCGTCGTCGGCCCGCGCCGGCCCGCGTACCGGCCCGTCGTCTGGGCCCGCGAGACGCCGCCCGGCGGCGGCCCGCTCGCCGCGCTCGACGCGGGCCTGCGGCACGCGGAGCGGGACACCGTCCTGGTGCTCTCCGCCGACCTGCCCTTCCTGCGGCGGGAGACCGTACGGGAGCTGCTGGACGTACGGGACGGCGCGGAGGGCACCGTCGTCCACCTCGACGGCCGCGACCAGCCCCTGGTCGCGGCCTACCGCACCGACCCGCTCCGCCGCGAACTCGCCCTGCTCCGCACCGAGTACGACCGCCTCGGCGGTCTGCCGCTCCGGCTGCTGCTGCCCGAGCTGCGGCTCCGGCGCATCGCCGCGGCCGACGCGGCCGACTGCGACACCTGGCAGGACATCGCGGCGGCCCGGGCCCGAATCAGGGAGCATGGCACCGTGCTGGATGAATGGACTGAGGCAGTCAAAGCCGAACTGGGCATCGATCTCGACGTCGACGTCGACGAACTCCTCGACGTCGCACGCGACGCGGCCCACGGCGTGGCGCGCCCCGCCGCGCCACTGACCACGTTCCTCGTGGGGTACGCGGCGGGGCAGCGCGGTGCGTCGCCCGAAGTCGTCTCGGAACTCTCCCGTAAGGCCGCGGACCTCGCGAAACGCTGGGAAGCGGAAGAGGAATGAGCGACGCGGACGAGCTGGACGAGGCGCTCGCCCTCGCCAACGACGCCCCGCCGGCCGGCCCACGGCAGCGGGGCGGCGGGGCCGACGACGGCCTGCTGCCCGACTGGCTCACGCCCCCGGCGTCACCGCTGACACCGCCGTTGCCGGGCCCGTCCGCTGCCGCCGCGCGGGGCGCCTCGGACGGCGAGGACCTGGTGCCGGGGTGGCTGGACGCCCGTACCGGCGGGGACGCGCGTACCGGCGGGGACGCCCGTACCGGCGAGGACGCGCGGCGCAACTCCGGCGCCCGCGCCGCCCGTTCACCCGAGGAACCCGGCCCCGGCCCCGGCCTGGGTGCGAAGGCGAAGGCGGGCAGCTTCGTGGAGATGAAGGGCGCGAGGCTCGGCGAGGGCCGGAAGGTGCCGCACCTGTCGTACGTGGGCGAGGCGACGATCGGTGAGCACAGCAACATCGGGGCGGCGAGCGTCTTCGTCAACTACGACGGGGTCAACAAGCACCGCAGCACGATCGGCTCGCACTGCCGCACCGGCGCGGACAATATGTTTGTGGCGCTTCTTCCGCGTCCCCCCGACATCTCCCCCGCAGCCTTCGTCGGCACCGTCAGGTGTTTATAAGCGACCGCACCCGCGCCGTGCGCTCCGCCGCTCGCGCCCCCGGCGCGTGGCGATGCTGAGCGTCCACACGTCGCCCCTGCACCAGCCCGGTACGGGCGACGCCGGCGGCATGAACGTGTACATCGTCGAGCTGGCCAAGCAGCTCGCCGCCCTCGGCACCGAGGTCGAGATCTTCACCCGTGCGACCACCGGCGCCCTACCGCCCGCCGTCGAACTCGCGCCGGGCGTGCTCGTACGGCACGTCGACGCGGGCCCGTACGAGGGGCTGTCGAAGGAGGAGCTGCCCGCGCAGCTCTGCGCGTTCACACACGGCGTGATGCAGGCGTGGGCCGGTCACCGGCCGGGCCACTACGACCTGGTGCACTCGCACTACTGGCTGTCCGGCCACGTCGGCTGGCTGGCCTCCGAGCGCTGGGGCGTGCCGCTGGTGCACACGATGCACACGATGGCGAAGGTCAAGAACGCCGCCCTGGCGGAGGGCGACACCCCGGAGCCGCCGGCGCGCGTGATCGGCGAGACGCAGATCGTACGGGCCGCGGACCGCCTGATCGCGAACACCGCCGAGGAGGCCGACGAGCTGGTCCGGCACTACGCCGCCGACCCCCGCGAGACCGCCGTCGTACACCCCGGTGTGAACCTCGACCGGTTCCGACCGGCCGACGGCCGTGCCGCCGCCCGTGCCCGGCTCGGGCTGCCGCAGCACGCGCTGATACCGCTGTTCGCGGGCCGCATACAGCCGTTGAAGGCGCCGGACATCCTGCTGCGCGCGGTCGCGCTGCTCGTACGGGAGCAGCCCGCGCTGCGCGGGCGGCTGGTCGTGCCGGTGGTGGGCGGGCCCAGCGGGAGCGGCCTGGCGAAGCCGGAGGGGCTGCAGAAGCTGGCGGCGCGGCTGGGCATCGCGGACCTCGTGTGGTTCCGGCCGCCGGTGGGGCAGGAGCAGCTGGCGGACTGGTACCGGGCGGCGAGCGCGCTGGTCATGCCGTCGTACAGCGAGTCGTTCGGGCTCGTGGCGGTCGAGGCGCAGGCGTGCGGCACGCCCGTGGTGGCGGCGGCGGTGGGGGGACTTCCGGTGGCGGTACGGGACGGGGTGAGCGGCTATCTCGTCGCCGGGCACGAACCGGCGGAGTACGCGCGCGCCCTGCGCCGCTTCGTGGACGACGGCACGCGGGTGCCGCGCATGGGCGACGCCGCCGCCCGGCACGCGCAGCGCTTCGGCTGGGACTCGACGGCGGCGGACACCGCCGACGTGTACGCCGCCGCGCTGCACGACAGGCACGGTCGCCTACGATCCCTGCATGGCTGAGCCGAAGTCCGCAGAGGAGCACGCGCCGGGCAGCGGGCAGGAGCCCGCGTCACAGGCCCCCACGGCGGTGATCGAACGCGCCCTCCGCGAAGCCGAACTGGAGTGGGAGAGCCCGTCGGACGGCACGTACGTCGTCACACTGCCCGGCACCCGCAAGCTCTCGACGACGTGCTCGCTGTCCGTCGGACGGCACTCGCTCTCGGTCAACGCCTTCGTCGTCCGCTGTCCCGACGAGAACCAGGCCGCCGTGCACCGCTGGCTGCTGGAGCGCAACACGCGATTGTACGGAGTGAGTTACGCGATCGACCGGCACGGCGACATCTACCTCGTCGGCCGGCTGCCGCTGGCGGCGGTCACTCCGGACGGTGTCGACCGGCTGCTCGGCACGGTGCTCGAAAACGCCGACGGCTCGTTCAACACGCTGCTGGAGATGGGGTTCGCGACGGCGATCCGCCGGGAGTACGAGTGGCGCACCGCGCGCGGCGAGTCCACCCGTAACCTCGCGGCCTTCACCCACCTCACCGGCGAAGCCGACCCCGGCTGAGGGGCGGGCGTCAGGCGGGCGCGTCCTCGCGCGGTACGGCGGGCGGCGCGGCGGCCCCCGTACGGTGCTCGGTCTCCGTACGGTGCTCGGCTTCCGTACGGTGCTCGGCCGGGCCGTCGCCCTCCGTACGGTGTTCGGCTTCCGTACGGTCGCCCCCGCCCCCGCCCCCGTCCGTGTCTCCGCATTCAGCAGCTCGAACGCCGCCTCGGCGTCACCCTGCTGACGCGCAACCGCCGCGGCGTCTCCCTGACCGGCGCCGGAGAGGTCCTGCTGCACGAGGGCCGCGCGGCACTCGACGCGGCCACCGCCGGCGCCCCCCGGACCGGGCGCGGCGGCCGCCCGGGCGACCTTGGGCGGTGGCTGGGTGCCCTTCGCCTTCGGCGTGGGCGGCGGGTGGGCGGCGGGGTGGAGGGGCTGCCGCCGGTTCCGTTTCCGCCTCCGTTTCCGATCCCGGTGACCGGCTGGCCGACGTCGGCGCCCGTGCCCGTCGCGGTGGCGGCCTGCGCCTCCGGGTCCTCGCTGTCGAGGAGTTGGACGGCGTGCCGGCCCAGCTGCGCCAGCACCTCGCCGGGCAGCCAGGTACCGGTTATCTCGCCGTCGGTGTGCGCCGAGAGCGTTTCCAACGTGGGCCGCCCGCCCGGGGACTTGGTCAGACAGGCGCTGATGAGCTGGTGCAACGGCCCCGACAGGCCGCTCAGATCCGGCTCCTCCTCGGCGATGCGGAACAGCAGCGCGTGGATCCCGCTGTCCGCCGTGCCGAACGGCATCCGCCCCGTCGCCGCGTACGCCAGCACCGCGCCGAGGCAGAACACGTCGGCCGCCGGCGTCACCGTCTCGCCCCGCACCTGCTCCGGCGACATGAAGCCGGGCGAACCGATCACCGCCCCGGTGCGCGTGAGCCCGGCCGAGGACTGCACGGTGGCGTCCAGCGCGCGGGCGATGCCGAAGTCGATGACGCGCGGGCCGTCGATGGTGATCAGCACGTTGGAGGGCTTGAGGTCGCGGTGCACCAGGCCCGCGGCGTGAATCGCCGTCAGCGCCTTGACCAGGCCGGTCGCGAGGGCCCGTACGGAGTGCTCGGGCAGCGGGCCGTAGTCGCGGTCGACGACCTCGGTGAGGGAAGGACCGGCGATGTAACCGGTGGCGACCCAGGGCTCGGCGGCTTCCGTATCGGCGTCCAGTACGGGCGCGGTCCAGTCCGCGCCGACCCGCTGGGCAGCGGTGATCTCCTGCGCGAAACGGCGTCGGAAGTCCGGCTGCCGGGCCAGTTCGCCCCGTACCGCTTTGACCGCGACCGTACGGCCGCGCTCGCTGCGGGCGAGGTAGACCCGGCCCATGCCGCCCTCGCCGAGCCTGCCCAGCAGGCGGTAACCGCCGATCCAGCGCGGATCCCCGGTGTCCAGCCTGTCCATGTGCGCTGTCCCTCCCCCGTACGGTCGCCGAGACGAAGGATAGAGGTGCGTCTCGCTGCCGAGGGGGACGGGCCACCATCCCGAGTCGGTTCCGTTACCGGCCGTCGGGACCGGCGGCCGGCCGGCGGCTCGGGGCGCGGAAGCTTCGACTCCCCCTAGTCCGCGGGGGAGAAGATCTGGGGCGCGCGTCCGTCGGAGAAGGAGCGGCGCAGCTGGCCGCTGTTGGTGAGCTCCAGCTCCGTGGTGGGGCCCTCCGCGCAGTCCTCGTCGGAGGACTCGAAGGTGACCCGGGAGGGACCGAGGCCGACGGGCGGCCCGTACGACGTCAGGTCGGCCTGGAACTCGCAGCTGTACGTGGGGCCTTCACCGGTGATGGTGACGACCGTGTCGCCCAGCTTGCCCTGCTCGAGGTTGAGCACGAAGACGTTGGCGTCGCCCGTGCCGAAGGTCCGGCGCCACTGGCCGACCATCTCGGAGGGGATCTCGTCGGCGTTCCCGCTCTCGGAAGGGGAGTTGGACGGGTCGTTGGTGGAACTGTCCACGTCGGCGTCGTCCTTCGGCGAGCCGTCGCTGCCTCGGTCGGGCTGCTTGGAGTCCTCCTGCGCTCCCTTGTCCTTGCCGCCGCCGAGGTCGCCGAGCAGGGCGAAGGCCGTCACGCCGCTCACGACGATCAGCAGCGTGACGAGGACGGCGATCACGACGGCCGGACCGGTGCGTGCGCGGGCCGGCTCGGGCTGAGGCGGATACGGGTGGTAGCCGACGGGGCCGTAGATCCCGCCGGGCGGTGGCGTGGCGGCGGGGGCGGGCGGGGGGGGTCGCCAAGGCGCCCTGACCGGCTGAGAACGGTACCGGCGCCTCCGGCCGGAGGCGTCGGCTCCGCACCCCACTGACGGCCCGCTGTCAGTGGGGTGCTGCATGCTTGTCTCCATGGACATCACGATCAGGCCGGCCCGGGTCGACGAGCTCGACGAGGTCGGAGAGCTGACCGCGCAGGCGTATCTCGGGGACGGTCTCCTCGCGTTCGGCGCGGCGGACGGACATCTGGCCGAGGTGCGCGACCCCCCCCGCCCCGCACCGCACCGTCCCGAAGGAGCGCGCCATGGCATCTGACAGCCGCACCAGCCGTCCACCCCGGACCAGCGTGTGGCTGGAGGACCGCCCGGCGCCCCGGCGCCGGGCGGCCGGGCGCGGCACGGAGCAGGAGCCGCACGGCCTGGACCGCGAGCGGATCACGGAGGCGGCCGTACGGCTGCTCGACGCGGAAGGGCTGGCGAAGTTCTCCATGCGCCGGCTGGCCGCCGAGCTGGGGGTCACGGCGATGTCCGTGTACTGGTACGTGGACAGCAAGGACGACCTGCTCGAACTCGCCCTGGACTCG includes:
- a CDS encoding dihydrolipoamide acetyltransferase family protein, which gives rise to MPLRGLRGVAAEKLSRSRREIPDATCWVDADATELLAARHAANEGRTDPADRISLLALLARVCTAALARHPELNATVDTEAREIVRLDAVHLGFAAQTDRGLVVPVVRDAHARNAEQLSAEFARLTEAARSGALSPAELTGGTFTLNNYGVFGVDGSTPIINHPEAAMLGVGRITEKPWVVAGELAVRSVVQLSLTFDHRVCDGGTAGGFLRYVADCVERPAVLLRTL
- a CDS encoding NTP transferase domain-containing protein — protein: MTGATPAPPPAYDAVVIAGGGARRLGGTDKPALTVGGRTLLDRVLAACRDAATTVVVGPRRPAYRPVVWARETPPGGGPLAALDAGLRHAERDTVLVLSADLPFLRRETVRELLDVRDGAEGTVVHLDGRDQPLVAAYRTDPLRRELALLRTEYDRLGGLPLRLLLPELRLRRIAAADAADCDTWQDIAAARARIREHGTVLDEWTEAVKAELGIDLDVDVDELLDVARDAAHGVARPAAPLTTFLVGYAAGQRGASPEVVSELSRKAADLAKRWEAEEE
- the mshA gene encoding D-inositol-3-phosphate glycosyltransferase; the protein is MLSVHTSPLHQPGTGDAGGMNVYIVELAKQLAALGTEVEIFTRATTGALPPAVELAPGVLVRHVDAGPYEGLSKEELPAQLCAFTHGVMQAWAGHRPGHYDLVHSHYWLSGHVGWLASERWGVPLVHTMHTMAKVKNAALAEGDTPEPPARVIGETQIVRAADRLIANTAEEADELVRHYAADPRETAVVHPGVNLDRFRPADGRAAARARLGLPQHALIPLFAGRIQPLKAPDILLRAVALLVREQPALRGRLVVPVVGGPSGSGLAKPEGLQKLAARLGIADLVWFRPPVGQEQLADWYRAASALVMPSYSESFGLVAVEAQACGTPVVAAAVGGLPVAVRDGVSGYLVAGHEPAEYARALRRFVDDGTRVPRMGDAAARHAQRFGWDSTAADTADVYAAALHDRHGRLRSLHG
- a CDS encoding YbjN domain-containing protein, with the protein product MAEPKSAEEHAPGSGQEPASQAPTAVIERALREAELEWESPSDGTYVVTLPGTRKLSTTCSLSVGRHSLSVNAFVVRCPDENQAAVHRWLLERNTRLYGVSYAIDRHGDIYLVGRLPLAAVTPDGVDRLLGTVLENADGSFNTLLEMGFATAIRREYEWRTARGESTRNLAAFTHLTGEADPG